A genome region from Sceloporus undulatus isolate JIND9_A2432 ecotype Alabama chromosome 1, SceUnd_v1.1, whole genome shotgun sequence includes the following:
- the RAB3IL1 gene encoding LOW QUALITY PROTEIN: guanine nucleotide exchange factor for Rab-3A (The sequence of the model RefSeq protein was modified relative to this genomic sequence to represent the inferred CDS: inserted 2 bases in 2 codons; substituted 1 base at 1 genomic stop codon): MWRSQAQFEETRQQLQKQPVVGQWKPLSPANRGQERQQPMEPSIKDLGNGDENQTVAQLNVSRLRSSSVEIREKGSEFLKEELHRAQKELKLKDEECERLSKVREQLEQELEELTASLFEEAHKMVREANTNQAASEKQLREAQGKIDMLQAEVDCFKDLVITSTPLLQPGVAPTVQSPSKAVFRKGHGRNRXTSTPASSAAPQTMPMEPVNSEFKEVVSFLAKFQAWKESPTLDKSCXFLERIYQEDVGPCLDFTKRELSELVQAAVEQNTLTIDLXLPSTSCIESVSHECGGPNGFRSPVVTKCALSGLSRACRHRIKLGIWEIYYISPSCRARITAVCNFFTYIRYIQQGLVRQDVELMYWEIMRLRKEMSMAKLGFYPSEM; encoded by the exons CCAGGCCCAGTTTGAGGAGACCAGGCAGCAGCTCCAGAAGCAGCCAGTGGTGGGGCAATGGAAGCCCCTTTCACCAGCAAACAGAGGGCAGGAGCGACAGCAGCCAATGGAGCCATCCATCAAAGATTTGGGCAATGGAGATGAGAACCAAACTGTGGCTCAGCTGAATGTGTCACGCTTGCGCAGCTCTTCGGTGGAGATCCGTGAAAAGGGGTCTGAATTCTTGAAAGAGGAGCTCCATAGAGCTCAGAAG GAGCTGAAGTTGAAAGATGAAGAGTGTGAGAGACTTTCAAAAGTCAGAGAGCAATTGGAGCAGGAGCTGGAAGAATTAACAGCTAGCTTGTTTGAG GAAGCTCATAAGATGGTGCGGGAGGCAAACACCAACCAAGCGGCATCAGAGAAGCAGCTGAGGGAGGCCCAGGGAA AA ATTGACATGCTGCAGGCAGAGGTGGACTGCTTTAAAGACCTGGTAATAACATCCACTCCTCTTCTCCAACCGGGAGTTGCACCCACAGTCCAAAGCCCCTCTAAAGCAGTCTTTAGAAAAGGTCACGGGCGGAACA GCACCAGCACACCGGCATCATCAGCTGCCCCCCAGACCATGCCTATGGAACCAGTCAACAGTGAGTTCAAAGAGGTGGTAAGTTTTTTGGCTA AATTCCAGGCTTGGAAGGAGTCTCCCACTTTGGATAAATCGT TCTTCCTGGAGAGAATTTACCAGGAAGACGTGGGGCCATGTCTGGACTTCACCAAGCGTGAG CTCTCGGAACTAGTTCAAGCAGCCGTGGAGCAGAACACACTTACCATTGACCTGTAGCTACCCAGCACTTCCTGTATTGAAAGTGTCAGCCATGAATGCGGTGGACCAAA TGGGTTCCGGTCCCCAGTTGTAAC GAAGTGTGCTCTGAGCGGCCTGTCTAGAGCTTGCAGGCATCGCATCAAACTGGGGATCTGGGAAATATACTACATTTCACCTTCCTGCAGGGCCAGG atTACAGCAGTATGCAACTTCTTCACCTATATTCGCTACATCCAGCAGGGACTGGTGAGACAGGATG TGGAACTGATGTACTGGGAAATCATGCGGCTCAGGAAGGAAATGTCTATGGCTAAGCTGGGTTTCTATCCCAGTGAGATGTAG